From Candidatus Methylomirabilota bacterium:
GACCTTGGTCCCGGTCTTCTCGGTGTACTGCTGCGCGAGGCCCTGCCAGAACGGCCGCGTGTGATCCTTGCTGTACTCCGCGATGACGACCTTGATCGACCTGGGCTTGTCCGAGCCGCCGCACCCGCCGGCGACGAGGGCGCCCGCGGCGACCAGCGCCAGGACCACGAGACGACGGCTCATCCTCATCGCGCCCATACTACAAAAGTTCTCGCCGAGCGTGTAAGTCTTACTCGACTCGGCGGAGCGCCGCGAGGGCCGCGCGAGTAGAATGGCGGGGTCACCGATCACCCGGGGGCGGCATGCTACTTGCTGCCGCAAGGGAGGCTCCCATGGCGCGTCTCCTCGTCCTGTGCGTTGTCGTGCTGGCCCTGACTGCGTGCTCCGCGTCGTCCGGCGCGCCGAGGGCGCAGCGCAGCGAGTTCGAGGACATCCCGGTCCCGGCCGGGCTCACTCTCGACAACAGCCGGACCACGATCATCGAGTCGCCGACCGTGAAGGCGGCGCGCCTCTTCTACAAGAGCCGCGTCAAGCCCGACAGCCTCGCGGTGGCCTACCGCACCTCGCTGGAGGCCAACGGCTGGCGCCACGTCTCCTCGACCACCTCCGCGAACAACGGAACAATCCAGGTCTACGAGAAACCGGACAGCTCGCTGCAGGTGATGATCTACGAGAGCTGGTACTACACGTGGTCCGAGGTCTCCGCGACGCGGATCGTCGCGCGGCCGAGCACCGCCGCTCCGAGCCGGTAGGCCGAAGGAGGTCGACATGAGACCGATCGCGAAGACGGGCACGCTGTCCCCATTGCTCCTGTGGCTCTTTACCGGTTGCGCGGCCACCTCGCCGGCCTACGTCGCGCCGGTGCAGCCCGCGCGAGGCGGCGACGCGCAGGTCGATCAGCGGATGAGCGCGATGGAGGGGCGAATCAACGACATGAGCCAGCGGCTGGACAAGGTCGACGGCGCGGTGGCCGGTGCCCAGAGCCGCGCCGACGAGGCGGTCCAGAAGGCGGACGGGGTGAATAGTCGCCTGACCCGCCTCTGGTCGAACCGATTCAACCAGAAGGTCTCCGACAGCCTCGAGGTGTACTTCTCGCCAGACAGCATCGAGCTGAGCGACGCGGCGCAGACCGCGCTGCTCGCGGTGGTGAAGGAGATGCAGGCCCACCCGACGCTCACCGTCGAGCTCGGCGGCTACACCGATCCCCGCGGCGCCCTCGATTACAACTACGGCCTCAGCCAGCGCCGGGTGGATTCGGTCCGCCGGTTCCTGATGGACAAGGGCATCCAGCTCGCCCGCATCCAGGCCGCGAGCCTGGGCCCGATCTCGGACTCGAGCATCCCGGACATCAAGAAGCGGCGGGTCACCGTCCGTCTCATGGCGGACCAGGAATAGCCGGCCCGCCCGGCCCGCGCCCGCACCCGGCCGTCAACGACGGCGCCGGGCGCGCGGGCTCACTCCTCGTGCGAGATCGACACGGCACGAGCGCCCGATGGCGACGGGCGGGGCCGGCGGCGGCGATCGCGCTCTTGCTGGCCGGTTGCGTGGTCGCGACGCCGGTGGTGGTGAAGCGGCCGCCCCCGCTGCCCCCGCCCCGTGTCGAGATCAGCCCGGTCGCGCCGTCGCCGGCGCACGTCTGGTTGCCGGGCCACTGGGCGTGGCACCGCAATCACTACGTGTGGGTGCCCGGGCACTGGGAGGTGCCGGTGTCGCCGGGCTACGTGTGGGTCCCCGGTGGATGGGCGCCGCGGGCCGACGGCTACATATGGGTCGAGGGGCACTGGCGGGCGCGGTAGGCCGGTGTGCGTTAGACCACCCCTCAACCTGCCCTCTCCCCTGAGGGAAGAAGGATCGGAGCGGCCACCTGAGGGAGAGGGTTCTCACATCGGGGGGATGAGGCCGTCCTTGCCCACGAGCACGCGGGCGGCGGTGACGGTGCCGTCGGCCTGCTGCTGGGCGGGGATGAACACGTGAGCCCCCGGGCGGAGCAACGTCTTGTCGCCGGCCGCGAAGGTCACGATCGGCACGTCGTTGGGCACGATCACCCGCACGAGGCCGCCCTTGTGCTTGAGGGTGAGCAGCGGGCCCTCGACCCGCTCCACCAGCACATCCACCGTCGCGTTGGTCATGGTGCTGCCCGGAGAGAGGTCCCACGGATAGTGACCCTCGCCGGTGCCGCGCGCGGACTCGGGGAAGATCAGCACCTCCTGCGCCACGAAGGTGCCGTCGCCCTTCGGCCGCGCGGCGGTGCCGACGAAGGCGCCCTCCTTGATGTCACGGAGCGCGGCCTTGACCACGCCGGTCACCGTGTAGTTGTCGGCCAGGCGGACCGGCACCGTGGAGTTGTCGCGCGACACGACGGTGAGGGTCTGGCCCGACACCGTGGCGATGGCGCCCCGCACGCGAATCGGCACCTGCGCGCTCGCACCGGGCGCCGTCGCGACGAGCAGCGCGAAGGTCAGTAGCCGCGTCTTCAGTGTCAGCCGTCTCATGGGAGCAGAACCTTTCCGTCGGTGGGCAGGGTGAGATTCAGGCGCCGCGCCAGCGTGGTCGCGATGTCGCGCATGTCGATGAGCCCCAGCGAGCGGCCGGCCGGCACGCTCGGCCCGATCAGGAAGAACGACGCGCGCAGATCGGGCAGATCGGGGAGCTGGCCGTGCTGCCCGGCCATCGGGGCCTTCGTCACGAGCGTCCCGCTGAGGCCGGAGCCCGCGGTCCAGTCGGTCCGCAGCCCGATCACGAAGGCGGCGCCGGGAAAGCCGCCTCGATCTTTCGCGACGGCCCCGTCCAGCACCCGGTCGATGCCGTGGGCCGGGTCGGCGGCGAGCCGATCGAGGATGGCCTTCACGTGAGCGCGCGTGGCCACGTCCGCGTCGTCCTTCAGCATCACCGCGATGCAGCCGCCGGCGGTCCACGCCATCGCCTTCCAGTCGGTCACCTTGTTCTGCGCGCCCGTCGTGATGAGGCCGGCGCCGCGCAGCTCCACGTTCAGGTTGAGCTGCATCGTGGTCGCGCCGAATCCGTGGTCGGACACGATGGCCACGTAGGCGCGCCCCGGCGCCGCGGTCTCGGCGGCGGCGCGGAGGGTGCCCACCACCGCGTCGAGCCGCTCCAGCGCGGCGAGGCTGTCCGGGCTGAACGGCCCGGTGGTGTGCTCGGTGTGGTCGAGCGAGATCAGGTGCAGCGTGAGCAGGTTGGGTCGCTTCTTCTCGAGGATGCGCACCGCGTACCGCGCGCGCTGCTCGTCGGACTCCACGGTGAGCGCGCGGGGATAGGGCCCGACCTCGGCCTCCAGCTCCGCGATCAGGCCCGGCGTCGAGATCGCGCGCAGCAGCTTGGTATCGTCCGGCGTGCCGGCCCGCCAGAACTCGGGGATGTTCCAGGTCACCCGCGCCCCCACGCTCACCGGCCACTGCACGCTGGCCGTGCTGAGCCCGGCCCGGCTCGCCGCGTCCCACAGGGTCGGTACGCGGATATCCTCCGCGTACCAGTACCAGCCGCCCTGGTTCTCGCGCAGCGGATCGAACACGGTGTTGGCGAGGATGCCGTGCTTGGCCGGCCACACCCCGGTGATCAGCGTGGTGTGGCTCGGGTACGTGACGGTGGGGATCACCCCCTGCACGCCGTCCGCGAAGGTGCCCTCGGTGAGGAAGCGGCGCAGGTTCGGGATCTTCGAGCCGTGCCGGTCGGCCGCGGTCACGTAGTCCGGGCGCAGTCCGTCGATCGAGATCATCAACAGCAGCGGGCTCTGCACCGGCTGCTGCGCGACCGCCACGCCGACCCAGAGCAGCACCGCCATCACCGCGAGCCACACCGAGCGAGCGCGGTCCGGTATCATGGCGGGGACAGCATATAGCAGGATCCCGGGGGACGACCATGACGAGGACGCGACGCCTGGCAGCGCTGCTGGTGACGGCTGTCTGCGCGGGATGGCTCGTCCCGCCGGTTCACGCGCAGGACGTGGAGAAGATCGCGATGTCGCGGGTACGCCTGACCACCGAGCCGGCGCTGACCCAGGGCTGCGCGCGTCTGGGATCGGCGCGCGACGACTCGCTCAAGGACCTGCGCCGCAAGATCGTGCGGTTCGGCGGCAACACCGGCCTGCTCACCTTCGGCGGCCTCGAGGACCTCGAAGTCGTCTTCGCCGAGGTGTTCCGCTGCGCCGATCCTCCGGCCGCCGCTCCGGGCACCGCGCCCGCGCACGTCCCGGTGCCGCCGGCGGGCCCGCCGCCTCCGCCCCCTCCCCCGCCGGTCCGCTGAGCGCCGCCGGCGATCAGCCGGCCGCGAACAGGTCCTTGCGGATGACCGCGTGGACGCCCCAGTTGCCGTCCACGACCTGGGTCACCCCGAAGTCCACGCCGACCGACAGCAGCGAGATCGCCTCGTCCTCACCGAGCCCGCGCGCGGTCATGAGGAAGCGGCGCGCCTTGCGGAAGGCGTCGCGCATGGCCCGGTCCACCGAGGATTCGGCGAAGACGCGGTCCTGCGCGTCCGGGCCCAGCTCGGTCAGGAAGCGGGGGAAGCTGAAGCCGTGGACCACCCACTCGTCGGCCGTCTCGAGCAGCGGGTAGTCGAGCCCGGCCAGCGGCGTGCCGGGCAGCCGAGCGCGCGGGTGCAGCACCAGCTGGACAGTGCCGGTGAGCGAGCACTCGATCGCGGTGCCGCACAGCTCGGAGTCGCCCTGCGAGGCGTGCGGGTCGCCCGCGGAGAGCAGCGCGCCCGGCACCGCGACCGGGTAGAACATGCTCGCGCCCCGGCCGATGCGCCAGTCGTCGATGTTGCCGCCCACGTAGTGGGGCGGAATCGTGTTGCGTGAGCGCTTCGGGCTAGTCCTGCACCAGCTTCAGGAACTGCTGGGTCCTCGCCTCGCGCGGCCGCTCCAGCACCTGATCGGGGGTGCCCTCCTCGACGATGCGGCCGTCGGCCATGAACACGATACGGTCCGCGACCTCGCGCGCGAAGCGCAACTCGTGGGTGACCACGATCATGGTCATGCCCGCCTCCGCGAGCCGCCGGATGACCGACAGCACCTCCGAGACCAGCTCCGGATCGAGCGCGGAGGTCGGCTCGTCGAACAGCATGACCCGGGGCGAGATGGCCAGCGCCCGGGCGATGGCCACGCGCTGCTGCTGCCCGCCCGAGAGGCGCGACGGCAGGTGATCGGCGTGGTAGGCGAGCCCGACGCTCGACAGCAGCGTGGTGGCCCGCGCCCGCGCCACGTCGGGGCGTTCGCCGTGCACCCGCACCGGCGCCTCGCAGATGTTCTCCAGCGCGGTGAGATGCTCGAAGAGGTTGAACTGCTGGAACACCATGCCGATGCGAGCCCGGGCCCGCTCGCGCGCCACGTGCCGCGAGGGACGCAGCGTCCCGTCGACCTGCTCGTAGCCGACGTACTTGCCGCCGACCGTGATCGCCCCGCGGTCCACCGCCTCGAGATGCGCGATCAGCCGCAGCAGCGTGCTCTTGCCGGAGCCGCTCGGCCCCATCAGGGTGACCACGTCGCCGCGGCCCACCGTGAAGTCGACGCCCTGCAGGATCGCGCGGTGACCGTACGACTTCCAGACGTCGGTGCAGCGCACGAACGGCCCGTCCGGGTCGCCCTCGACCCGCGCGGCCTGCGCGCCGACCAGCTCCACCAGGTCCACGCGCGCGCCGTTGCCCGTCGAGACGCCCGCGCGGGCCGTCGCGGCGGCCGGCGCCGCCGACGACGGCGCCTCGGCCGGAGCCGGGCGAAAGCGGAATCCGAAGAAGCGCCCAAGCGCGGTCTCGCCGCGCGGACGCCGGCTGCGGTCGACGTCCGGGCTCACCCGGCGCTCGAGCACGAACTGCACGCCCGCGATCAGGGTGGTGACGGTGAGATACATCACCCCCGCCGCCGCGAACACCGGGAAGAACTTGAAGTTCTGCGCCACGATCTGCTGGCTGCGCAGGGTCAGCTCGTTCACCGCGATGACCGATGCGAGCGAGGTGCCCTTCAGCACGCTGATCGCATCGTTGCCCACCGCGGGCAGGATGGCCCGCATCGCCTGCGGCAGGACGATGCGGCGCAGGGTGAGCAGCGACCCCATGCCGAGCGAGGCGGCGGCCAGGGTCTGGTTGCGGCTCACCGAGAGGATGCCGCCGCGGATGATCTCGCCCGCGAAGGCGGCCTCGTTCAGCGAGAAGCCGATGATCGCGGTGGTCACTGGCGGCATCACGATGCCGATGTACGGCAGGGCGTCGAACAGGAACACCAGCTGCAGCAGCACCGGCGTCCCCCGGATCAGCCACACGTAGGTCCAGGCCAGCCCGGAGAGCACCCGGTAGGGCGACAGCCGCATCAGGGCGATGAGCAGGCCGAGCGCGAGGCCGCCCACCATCGAGGCCGCGAAGATCCGCAGGGTGAGCCACATCCCCTCCAGCAGGAAGGGGAAGGTCAGATACTGGAGGAAGGCCTCCATGTCCCCGCGGCCTCGCGGCCTCTAGACCACCAGGTTAGCGGCCGACCTCGACCGGGATCGCGAGCGTCGGATCGATCCCGTTCTTCTGCATGAGGGCCTTCTGGGTACCGTTGGCCTGCAGCTCGGTGATCGCGTCACTGACCGCCTTCACCAGCTCGTCGTTGCCCTTCTTCACCGCCACCCCGATCTTGATGCCGCTGCGGAAGTAGTAGGCCCGTTCGAACTTGTCGGGGTTGGTCCGCACCACCTGGTCGACGAGCACCACGTCGTACATCGACACGTCGGCCCGATCGTTCTCGATGGCGCGAGACGTGGCGGGGGCGTTCGGGTACGGGGTGATCTCGATCGCGGGCTTGCCCGCGGCCACGCACTTGGCGCTCGCGTCCTGGAAGCCCTTGTCCTCCACCGTGCCCAGGATCGGAGCCGCGCGCTTGCCGCACACGTCCTCGATGGTCTTGATGCCCTTCGGATTGCCCTTCTTCACGATGCCCGCGGTGCCGGTGGTCGCATAGTTGACGAAGTCGGCGGCCTGGGCGCGTGCCGGCGTGTAATAGATATTCGACCAGACGAGCTGGATCTGGTTGGCCTGCAGCGTCGGGATCAGGGTGCCGAAGTCGAGGCCGACCAGCTCGTACTTCAACCCGAGGCACTTCATGGCCGCGTCCACCATGTCCGGATCTTGACCGATGATCTTGCTCGGATTGTTCGGGTCCCGGTACATGATCGGAGGCAGCGTCGGATCGAGCCCGACCTTCAAGGTCTTCCCCGCGAGCCCCGGATACCTGGTCGCCACCTTGTCGGGCTCGCACGCCGCCTGCGCCGGCCCCGCCGCCAGCCCGAGCATCGCCCCCACCAGCCCCGCCAGAACCATCCGCCCGATGTGCGTCATCTCCAGCCTCCGTTCCTCGCGACTACCGGTGCACTGCAGTCCCGGGCACTACGCGCCCGTCTTGCTCCGCTGGCGCAGCAGGTGCCGGCCCCGCCCCGCCTCGCTCACCAGCTGCCCGTCGCGCGCGACGACCTCGCCCCGCGAAAGCGTCAGCACCGGGAGGCCGCGCAGCTGGAACCCGTTGAACGGGTCGTAGCCGGCGCGCGAGTGCAGGCGCCGCTCGTCCACCACCGCGGTACGGGCCGGGTCGAAGAGCACCATGTCCGCATCGCCGCCCACCGCGATCGTGCCCTTCCGCGGGTAGAGCCCGAAGATGCGCGCCGGATTGGTCGAGAACGCGGCCACGAAGGTCTGGAGCTCGATCCGGCCCCCGCTCACGCCCTCGGAGTAGATCACCCGCATCTCGGTCTCGAGGCCCGGCACCCCGTAGGGGATCCGCGTGAAGTCAGCCGCACCCTCCGCCTTCTGCTCCACCGTCCACGAGGTGTTGTCGCTGCCGATGGCCTGGATGTCACCCGAGCGCAGGCCCTCCCACAGCGCGGACTGGTCGCGCGCGGTGCGGAGCGGCGGGGCGCCGACGAACTTCGCGGCCTCGGTGCCGCCGGCCGCGTAACGGTCCTCGGTGAGGGCCAGGTAGATCGGCCGCGTCTCGGCCCAGATCCGCAGGCCGCGCCGGCGCGCCCGGCTCACCGCCTCCAGCGCGTCGGCGCACGAGAGGTGCACGATGTAGATCTCGGCATCCACCAGCGCCGCGTACTCGATGGCCCGGCGGGTCGCCTCCGCCTCGGCGGCCGCGGGTCGGCTCTGCGCGTAGTAGCGCGGATCGCGCCGGCCGGCGGCCAGCAGGTTGCGCGTGCAGTGATCGAGCATGTCGCCGTTCTCGGCGTGCACGTTGACGATGACCCCGACCTGGCGGGCGGCCTCGAACACCCGGAGCAGCGCCTCGTCGGCGATCCGGAACTCGTTGATCATGAACACCTTGAGGCTCGGATAGCCGAAGTCGACCAACCGCGGGATCTCGGCGAGGGTCGCGTCGCTCGCATCCCCGACGATGACGTGGAAGCCGTAGTCGATGTGCGAGCGTCCGACCGCCTTGGCCTTCCACGCCTCGATGGCCCCGGTGAGCGTCTGGCCGCGCCCCTGCCAGGCGTAGTCGCAGATCGTGGTCACCCCGCCGCAGGCCGCCGCGGCGGTGCCGGACTCGAAGTCGTCGGCGGTGCGGACGCTGCCGACCTCGGCGTCCAGGTGCGTGTGCACGTCCACCCCGCCCGGGAGGACGAGCAGCCCGGTGGCATCGATCTCGCGGCGCCCCGGCGGGAGCGAGGGCGCGAGGGCGGTGATGGTCCCGCCGTCGACGCCCACGTCGGCCCGAAAAGACGCGCTGGCCGTCGCCACCGTGCCGCCGCGGACCACCAGCTCGTGGCTCATCGCGCGTCCGGATCGGGGGCCGAGTCCACCGGCAGGAGCGGAGCGATCTCGTCGTAGAAGCGCAGGAGGTGGGCCCGCAGCCCGTGCTCCACCGCGGCCAGATCGCCCCGCCTGAGCGCGGTGACGATGTCGGCGTGCTCGTCGAGGGCGCGCAGGTCGCGGCCGACGCGGGTGAACGCGAAGTGCTGGTAGCGCCGCTGGTGGCGCTTCAAGCTCTCGTGGATCTGCGCGACCTTGCGATTGCCGGAGGCGGCGACCAGGATGTCGTGGAACCCGAGCCCCAGCTCGAAGTTCGCCTCGAGATCGACCTGCGCGCCGGCCGCGCGCGCTCGATTCACCTGCTCCTCCATCGCCTGCAGCGCCGCGTCGTCGAGTCGCTCGATGGCCAGCCGGGCCGCGAAGCACTCCAGCATAATTCGCACGTCGAGCATGTCGCGCAGGTCCGCCGCGCTCAGGTCACTCACCCGCGCCCCGCGATAGGCCAGCGAGGTGATCAGCCCTTCCGTCTCGAGAATGCGGATGGCCTCGCGCAGCGGCGAGCGGCTCACCCCGAGCAGCGCCACCAGCTCGCGCTCCCGGATGCGCTCGCCCGGCTTGAGCCGGCCGGCGATGATGGCGTCCCGGAGCGCGTCGACGACGCGCTCGCGGATCAGCCCCGGGTCGGTGAACCGGATTCGCGATTGGGAGTCCTGGCTCAAAGGTGGTCGATTGTATACCAGGCGCCGCGGAGACCCGTCAACGGCAAATGGATGGGATCAGGAGTATTCTTCCCGGGTGGCCTGGGACCCCGCGCAGTACCTGAAGTTCGCCGACCACCGGCTGCGGCCGGCGATCGACCTGCTGAACCGCGTGGCCCTCGACCATCCCGGCGAGGTCTACGACCTGGGCGCCGGCGCCGGCAACGTGACCCGCCTGATCAAGGAGCGCTGGCCCGAGGCCCGGGTCACCGGCGTGGACGACTCGCAGGCCATGCTCGCC
This genomic window contains:
- a CDS encoding OmpA family protein; translated protein: MRPIAKTGTLSPLLLWLFTGCAATSPAYVAPVQPARGGDAQVDQRMSAMEGRINDMSQRLDKVDGAVAGAQSRADEAVQKADGVNSRLTRLWSNRFNQKVSDSLEVYFSPDSIELSDAAQTALLAVVKEMQAHPTLTVELGGYTDPRGALDYNYGLSQRRVDSVRRFLMDKGIQLARIQAASLGPISDSSIPDIKKRRVTVRLMADQE
- a CDS encoding ectonucleotide pyrophosphatase/phosphodiesterase — translated: MIPDRARSVWLAVMAVLLWVGVAVAQQPVQSPLLLMISIDGLRPDYVTAADRHGSKIPNLRRFLTEGTFADGVQGVIPTVTYPSHTTLITGVWPAKHGILANTVFDPLRENQGGWYWYAEDIRVPTLWDAASRAGLSTASVQWPVSVGARVTWNIPEFWRAGTPDDTKLLRAISTPGLIAELEAEVGPYPRALTVESDEQRARYAVRILEKKRPNLLTLHLISLDHTEHTTGPFSPDSLAALERLDAVVGTLRAAAETAAPGRAYVAIVSDHGFGATTMQLNLNVELRGAGLITTGAQNKVTDWKAMAWTAGGCIAVMLKDDADVATRAHVKAILDRLAADPAHGIDRVLDGAVAKDRGGFPGAAFVIGLRTDWTAGSGLSGTLVTKAPMAGQHGQLPDLPDLRASFFLIGPSVPAGRSLGLIDMRDIATTLARRLNLTLPTDGKVLLP
- a CDS encoding amino acid ABC transporter permease/ATP-binding protein, encoding MEAFLQYLTFPFLLEGMWLTLRIFAASMVGGLALGLLIALMRLSPYRVLSGLAWTYVWLIRGTPVLLQLVFLFDALPYIGIVMPPVTTAIIGFSLNEAAFAGEIIRGGILSVSRNQTLAAASLGMGSLLTLRRIVLPQAMRAILPAVGNDAISVLKGTSLASVIAVNELTLRSQQIVAQNFKFFPVFAAAGVMYLTVTTLIAGVQFVLERRVSPDVDRSRRPRGETALGRFFGFRFRPAPAEAPSSAAPAAATARAGVSTGNGARVDLVELVGAQAARVEGDPDGPFVRCTDVWKSYGHRAILQGVDFTVGRGDVVTLMGPSGSGKSTLLRLIAHLEAVDRGAITVGGKYVGYEQVDGTLRPSRHVARERARARIGMVFQQFNLFEHLTALENICEAPVRVHGERPDVARARATTLLSSVGLAYHADHLPSRLSGGQQQRVAIARALAISPRVMLFDEPTSALDPELVSEVLSVIRRLAEAGMTMIVVTHELRFAREVADRIVFMADGRIVEEGTPDQVLERPREARTQQFLKLVQD
- a CDS encoding ABC transporter substrate-binding protein — translated: MTHIGRMVLAGLVGAMLGLAAGPAQAACEPDKVATRYPGLAGKTLKVGLDPTLPPIMYRDPNNPSKIIGQDPDMVDAAMKCLGLKYELVGLDFGTLIPTLQANQIQLVWSNIYYTPARAQAADFVNYATTGTAGIVKKGNPKGIKTIEDVCGKRAAPILGTVEDKGFQDASAKCVAAGKPAIEITPYPNAPATSRAIENDRADVSMYDVVLVDQVVRTNPDKFERAYYFRSGIKIGVAVKKGNDELVKAVSDAITELQANGTQKALMQKNGIDPTLAIPVEVGR
- the hydA gene encoding dihydropyrimidinase; protein product: MSHELVVRGGTVATASASFRADVGVDGGTITALAPSLPPGRREIDATGLLVLPGGVDVHTHLDAEVGSVRTADDFESGTAAAACGGVTTICDYAWQGRGQTLTGAIEAWKAKAVGRSHIDYGFHVIVGDASDATLAEIPRLVDFGYPSLKVFMINEFRIADEALLRVFEAARQVGVIVNVHAENGDMLDHCTRNLLAAGRRDPRYYAQSRPAAAEAEATRRAIEYAALVDAEIYIVHLSCADALEAVSRARRRGLRIWAETRPIYLALTEDRYAAGGTEAAKFVGAPPLRTARDQSALWEGLRSGDIQAIGSDNTSWTVEQKAEGAADFTRIPYGVPGLETEMRVIYSEGVSGGRIELQTFVAAFSTNPARIFGLYPRKGTIAVGGDADMVLFDPARTAVVDERRLHSRAGYDPFNGFQLRGLPVLTLSRGEVVARDGQLVSEAGRGRHLLRQRSKTGA
- a CDS encoding GntR family transcriptional regulator, coding for MSQDSQSRIRFTDPGLIRERVVDALRDAIIAGRLKPGERIRERELVALLGVSRSPLREAIRILETEGLITSLAYRGARVSDLSAADLRDMLDVRIMLECFAARLAIERLDDAALQAMEEQVNRARAAGAQVDLEANFELGLGFHDILVAASGNRKVAQIHESLKRHQRRYQHFAFTRVGRDLRALDEHADIVTALRRGDLAAVEHGLRAHLLRFYDEIAPLLPVDSAPDPDAR